The following proteins are encoded in a genomic region of Glycine max cultivar Williams 82 chromosome 18, Glycine_max_v4.0, whole genome shotgun sequence:
- the LOC100795301 gene encoding uncharacterized protein, translating into MGSLMAGWDSLILDPESATIERNRSLTKEEINAYWRVKKESELEHLRAMSKLSETIQAQKIEDSENSHKSSTVTLASIKESLGMDVDQKSLEQLIKKNGWWTKSSWAFLNEPPVIEAASNKYASEFQKIQG; encoded by the exons ATGGGTTCTCTTATGGCAGGATGGGACTCTCTGATCTTGGATCCTGAAT CAGCTACAATAGAGAGGAATCGATCACTCACCAAAGAAGAAATTAATGCTTACTGGAGAGTAAAGAAGGAGTCAGAGTTAGAACACCTCAGAGCTATGTCCAAACTGTCTGAGACTATTCAG GCCCAAAAAATTGAGGATTCAGAGAATTCTCATAAGTCAAGTACCGTGACCTTGGCTAGCATAAAGGAGTCCTTAGGCATGGACGTTGACCAGAAAAGTTTAGAGCAACTTATCAAGAAAAATGGCTG GTGGACCAAAAGCAGTTGGGCATTTCTGAATGAACCGCCAGTGATAGAAGCTGCTTCCAATAAGTATGCATCAGAGTTTCAGAAAATTCAAGGCTAG